TTCTTGTTTCGTTCCATATGATGAGTTTTCATTCTTAATGCCCTCCTTAGGTTATGAATAGTGGCGGGGGAGCGTAAAATAGAATACGGAGCCTTTCGCGGGTTCTGACTCCACCCATATACTGCCACCGTGGCGCCCAACTATCTTTTTACACATCGCAAGACCCATGCCGGTACCATCATACTTATCCCTTCCATGAAGACGCTGAAAGATTATGAAAATACGCTCGAAATATTTTGAGTCTATACCGATCCCGTTATCCTTCACCGAAAACAGCCATTCTCCGTTTTTCTCCTCGGCGCCGATGTGTATTTCAGGGTCCCTGCTGTCCCTGTATTTTATGCCGTTAGCTATGATATTCTGGAATAACTGAGTGATTTGCGTCGAATCTACCTCCAGATTCGGAAGCGAGTCGCGTGTCACGACAGCGCCGCTTTCCTCAACAGCAACTTTCAAATTGGATAAAGCATTATCTAAAACAACTTCCAAATCGGCTGTTTCGAAATCCTTCCCCCTTGTTGCGACGCGAGAAAACATTAGCAGATCATTTATAAGCGACTGCATTCTCTTTGAGCCGTCTACCGCGTATTCGATGAATTCGCAGGCGTCAGAATCGAGCTTGTCCATATATCTGCGCTCTAAAAGCTGAAGGTAGCTTGAAACCATCCTGAGGGGCTCCTGTAGGTCGTGAGACGCAACGTACGCGAACTGCTCGAGCTCAGTATTGGATCGCTCCAGCTCCTCAGCCTGTTTCGCGTTATTTATCGCTACCTCTATTTGCCGGGCTATAATATCAAGCAGTTTTAGGTCGTCAGGGCTAAAGGAGTTTTTCTTCAAAGAGTTTATATTTATACATCCTATGGTTTTCTCCCCGTGCCGTATCGGCATCGACGCGTAACTCTTTGTCCCTACTTTTCTTCCGGCGGGGCCAATAGAGTTATCCCTATCCACGTCGTCACAGTAAAGTTGTTTCCCCTCTGTTATGGTTTTCCATGTGTAGCCCTGCGGATAAGGTATCTCTTTCACTTTATCTATAAACCAGCCGGGAAACCCTTTGTGCGCTTTTATTTTCGCGGTTTTTCCCTCAACCAGATAGACTGCCACATTCCCCACCCCGTTCAGGTTTTTATAGATTGATTCAGCGGCGTTATCCAGGACGTCTTCCAGTTTTATAGTGCTGTGCACACTGCGGGTTACATCGCTGATTATGGATTCATACTGGCTTTTTTTGGATAGTTGCTCAAGAGTTTCATTAAGCGCTTGCTCCGCTTCCTTTGCCTTAGTTATATCCAGTATTTGTGATACGAAGTAGAGGGGGTCACCATTCGTGTCCCGAACCAGGGAAACACTTAAAAGAATCCACACTATATGTCCCGCTTTATGGATATAGCGCTTTTCCATTTTATATGTTTTGATTTCGCCGCTCAGCACTTTTCCCGCATTATCGAGGTCTATCTCGAGATCCTCAGGATAGGTTATTGTTTGAAAGTCGGTCTCAAGCAGTTCCTCAGCCGGGTAACCTACTATCTCGCACAAAGCGGAGTTAACCTGCAGCCATTTGCCCTGAGGAGATACGAGAGCCATTCCGACTGCGGAGTTTTCGAACGCCCCGCGGAATCTCTCTTCGCTTTCGCGGAGCAGGTCATCGTGTTTTTTGCGCTCGGAGATGTCTCTGAATGTAACGACCGCGCCTGTGAGTTCACCCGTTTTATCGCGAACGGGAGCGCTGGTATATTCTACAGGAAAGCTTGTGCCGTCTTTTTTCCAGAATACTTCATCTTCAACGTGATGAGTTTTCCCGTCTTTATACGCCGCATAAATAGGACACTGCTCCTTCGGATAAGGAGTGCCGTCCGGTTTCGTGTGGTGAAGTATGTCGTGTTGAGATTTACCCAGTATTTCTTCTGTCTCCCATCCTATCATTTCGGCTGCCGCCGGGTTAACAAATGTGGTATTTCCATCTATGTCCAGACCGTATATCCCTTCTACAGCCGTATTTAAAATCAAATCTTTTTCTTGATTGGTTAACTCGAGTTCGTGTAGTAATTTCTTTCGCTCGGAAGCCTGTTTTTCAAGTTTGATGTTGCTCTCATTGATTAATTCAGCGCGGGCATAATTTGTTTGGTACTGATAAATAGTCAACGGCAGGAGAATTCCCATCAGGATTCCAAAAACCAGAACCGCACCGGGGAGATGAGATTGAAATTTAGAAAGGGAAATCTCGGTCGGCCATATCTCAATACGCCAGGAGGCATTGTTAAGTTCCAGATTGAAATCTTTTCCCAGTCCCTCTTTCCTCTCTGCTATTATGCTGGAAGTGGAATAAATCTTTTGCTCACCGTCATAAACATCGACCAAGTAACCGAGGTCTTTCTCCCTGTCAAAAATAAAGTCAAATAATTCCTGAGAGCTATATATACCTACAATAAATCCCCCGAACTCATCTTCTATATATAAAGGTACAAAAACCATAAATCCTCGTTCAGCCTTAAGTGGTTCTATATGCTCGGAGACTGTCATCTTGCGAGTATCCCGCGCCTCTTTCATGGCTGAGCGCAGGCGGTCTTGCAATAATAAGTCATTATTATGATAAGACTCTATTAAATCAGCGGACTCAATCCAGCGGAGACGAAATGAGGAGTCTATCCATGCTACAGAACTGAGACCGGGCTGATGATCAATGTAGTTCCCGGCATCAGATTGCCATTCAGCTTTTAACGTACCGCCGGAAATCTCCCATCGTCTTGCCATACGGATTAAGGCCAGTAATTGACTTTCAGTAAGCGTTTGTATCCTTAACTCGATATTGTTCGTTTGTCTCTCGACTATTTGATTTATCCTTTCATGCTCCTGAGTTCTCAAGGCTTCCCATAGCCCGATAGTAATTATTATGATGACAATAGACGCAAAGACAGGCAGCCAACGGGGCACTCCCAATTCAAGGATTGATTCACGCAGGGCAAAAAGAAAAACACCCGTTCCAAGGACCGTGAATCCAATCGCCGTATGAAGGGCCATGAACGTGTAATCATCCAAACCAAAAAAAGTGGTAATTTCCAGGCCTGACAGATAAACAAACAAAGTTCCCGCCCCCAGAGCTAATAGGAGAGAGCTGAGAACGGCTAAAATCAGGGACCGCCGCTTTGGTAACACATACGTACCCGCAATCGATAACGCTGCAGAGGTGAGAAGAAAGGAGACTGCTGTGGTCGGAGCCATCCGCCCGGCGTGTGAGGTTTTTATAATTATATAATGCTCAATGAAGAGCTGGTCTATGCCGAGGTTTATACCGACGATGTACTGAATCAGTGTAAGAAGGGCCATGATTCCCAGGATTACACTTAGTATGATAGCAAGACGGAATCGATGAAAAACGACTGCAATAAGTCCGACGCCGCCGAGAATAAATCCGACCGCGGCGTTATACTGCA
This is a stretch of genomic DNA from Deltaproteobacteria bacterium. It encodes these proteins:
- a CDS encoding PAS domain S-box protein, translating into MNTENGSSSSLNNRSREYVLNIFIVLTGAFGSALGLMVLVGWYTHNISLVQLHSSLAPMQYNAAVGFILGGVGLIAVVFHRFRLAIILSVILGIMALLTLIQYIVGINLGIDQLFIEHYIIIKTSHAGRMAPTTAVSFLLTSAALSIAGTYVLPKRRSLILAVLSSLLLALGAGTLFVYLSGLEITTFFGLDDYTFMALHTAIGFTVLGTGVFLFALRESILELGVPRWLPVFASIVIIIITIGLWEALRTQEHERINQIVERQTNNIELRIQTLTESQLLALIRMARRWEISGGTLKAEWQSDAGNYIDHQPGLSSVAWIDSSFRLRWIESADLIESYHNNDLLLQDRLRSAMKEARDTRKMTVSEHIEPLKAERGFMVFVPLYIEDEFGGFIVGIYSSQELFDFIFDREKDLGYLVDVYDGEQKIYSTSSIIAERKEGLGKDFNLELNNASWRIEIWPTEISLSKFQSHLPGAVLVFGILMGILLPLTIYQYQTNYARAELINESNIKLEKQASERKKLLHELELTNQEKDLILNTAVEGIYGLDIDGNTTFVNPAAAEMIGWETEEILGKSQHDILHHTKPDGTPYPKEQCPIYAAYKDGKTHHVEDEVFWKKDGTSFPVEYTSAPVRDKTGELTGAVVTFRDISERKKHDDLLRESEERFRGAFENSAVGMALVSPQGKWLQVNSALCEIVGYPAEELLETDFQTITYPEDLEIDLDNAGKVLSGEIKTYKMEKRYIHKAGHIVWILLSVSLVRDTNGDPLYFVSQILDITKAKEAEQALNETLEQLSKKSQYESIISDVTRSVHSTIKLEDVLDNAAESIYKNLNGVGNVAVYLVEGKTAKIKAHKGFPGWFIDKVKEIPYPQGYTWKTITEGKQLYCDDVDRDNSIGPAGRKVGTKSYASMPIRHGEKTIGCININSLKKNSFSPDDLKLLDIIARQIEVAINNAKQAEELERSNTELEQFAYVASHDLQEPLRMVSSYLQLLERRYMDKLDSDACEFIEYAVDGSKRMQSLINDLLMFSRVATRGKDFETADLEVVLDNALSNLKVAVEESGAVVTRDSLPNLEVDSTQITQLFQNIIANGIKYRDSRDPEIHIGAEEKNGEWLFSVKDNGIGIDSKYFERIFIIFQRLHGRDKYDGTGMGLAMCKKIVGRHGGSIWVESEPAKGSVFYFTLPRHYS